One segment of Propionispora hippei DSM 15287 DNA contains the following:
- a CDS encoding metallophosphoesterase, protein MRVVDRILAISDIHGESRSLLALLKVCDYDPNNDLLVIVGDLLDRGRENLETLAICQKLQQQGAIVLKGNHERFAQDSIVEMLTTENWRTQPSEDLYNWYMYHGGYSTFQEIKNLPPGGLEHILQFIRSLPFYYTTGRYIFAHAGADTTKSIENNEENDTIWMDESFPFCPAYHDKMLIFGHVPTWNLSPYNPKFNKRKQAKIWYDKVYKDKIGIDCGSCFGGRLAALEIPTYREFYV, encoded by the coding sequence ATGCGTGTGGTAGACAGGATACTGGCCATTTCCGATATTCATGGGGAAAGCAGAAGCCTGTTGGCTTTATTGAAAGTATGCGATTACGATCCCAACAATGATTTGCTGGTCATTGTCGGTGATCTGCTGGACCGGGGCCGCGAAAACCTGGAAACCCTGGCGATTTGTCAAAAGCTTCAACAGCAAGGGGCGATCGTGCTTAAGGGAAATCACGAAAGATTTGCTCAGGACAGTATTGTGGAAATGCTGACAACCGAAAATTGGCGTACCCAGCCGAGTGAAGATCTGTATAATTGGTATATGTATCATGGCGGATATTCCACGTTTCAGGAAATTAAAAATTTACCGCCCGGAGGCCTCGAACATATTTTGCAGTTCATCCGTTCCCTACCCTTTTACTACACGACAGGCCGGTATATTTTTGCCCATGCCGGAGCCGATACGACGAAATCTATTGAAAACAATGAAGAAAATGACACGATCTGGATGGACGAATCGTTTCCGTTTTGTCCGGCTTATCATGATAAAATGCTGATATTTGGGCATGTACCAACCTGGAACTTATCTCCCTACAATCCGAAATTTAATAAGAGGAAGCAGGCAAAAATCTGGTACGATAAAGTCTATAAGGACAAAATTGGGATTGACTGTGGCAGTTGCTTCGGCGGACGGCTGGCTGCACTGGAAATACCAACGTATCGGGAGTTTTATGTATAA
- a CDS encoding ROK family protein, protein MPIVNNTIRVKQVNVELVKTALKALKGGTKITLANATGLSVATCGNILNELLERGEVIETDLEQSSGGRPARRFMYNANYSYIACIYVSNEGGKQRIIYAVANLIGEMIEQQTVEVPLITYEVIDNLVEELIERYENITALGIGVPGLVSKGFIVSCDIKELADIALSARLKEKYNVAVTVENDVNLIAYGFYQKQKYDEDKTIAVVIFPRDNCSGAGIMVDGHIVRGNTNFAGEVSYLPFDISREEQIQQLNRTNSVSPLMVKTIVSIIAVINPETIMLTGNLVRLDMLEQFYTDCEAIIPQEHMPQLLIEENIQGDYINGLIAITLESLACDVQLIEKRL, encoded by the coding sequence ATGCCAATAGTTAATAATACCATCCGGGTTAAACAGGTCAATGTTGAATTGGTTAAGACCGCACTGAAGGCTTTGAAAGGCGGCACCAAAATCACGTTGGCCAATGCAACGGGATTAAGCGTTGCAACCTGCGGCAATATTTTAAATGAGCTATTGGAACGGGGTGAAGTTATTGAGACTGACTTAGAACAGTCCAGCGGCGGACGTCCGGCCCGGCGGTTTATGTACAACGCAAATTATTCTTATATTGCCTGTATTTATGTAAGTAATGAAGGCGGAAAGCAGCGGATCATTTATGCAGTTGCTAATTTGATCGGTGAGATGATTGAACAGCAGACGGTTGAGGTTCCTCTCATTACTTATGAAGTGATAGATAATCTGGTGGAAGAGCTCATTGAACGTTACGAAAATATTACGGCCCTGGGAATTGGTGTGCCCGGGCTTGTAAGCAAAGGCTTCATTGTCTCCTGTGACATAAAGGAACTGGCAGATATCGCTCTGTCTGCCAGGTTAAAAGAAAAATATAATGTAGCGGTTACTGTGGAGAATGATGTCAATTTAATCGCCTATGGCTTTTACCAAAAACAAAAATATGATGAAGACAAGACCATCGCAGTGGTCATTTTCCCCCGCGACAATTGTTCCGGAGCGGGCATTATGGTCGATGGCCACATTGTTCGGGGCAATACTAACTTTGCCGGGGAAGTCTCATATTTACCCTTTGATATTTCACGGGAGGAACAAATTCAACAGCTCAATCGGACCAATTCAGTTTCGCCTTTAATGGTAAAGACGATTGTATCGATCATTGCCGTCATTAATCCGGAAACCATTATGCTGACAGGTAACTTGGTCCGGTTAGATATGTTGGAACAGTTTTATACTGACTGCGAAGCGATTATCCCGCAGGAACATATGCCGCAGCTCCTGATTGAAGAGAATATCCAAGGCGATTATATCAATGGTTTGATTGCCATTACTTTGGAAAGTCTGGCCTGTGATGTTCAACTGATCGAGAAAAGGCTGTAG
- a CDS encoding MFS transporter: MAKMGNALPSNESTLSKRQIPGFWEQVSTRVAFFIAGFGISAWAPLVPYAKARLGVDEATLGFLLLCLGAGSISIMPFAGLLAARFGCRLIIGLASLFLCITLPFLATAASIPAIVAALLVFGAAVGMIDVVVNIQAVIVEKAGGRPMMSGFHGLWSVGGFVGAGSVSGLLEAGVSPVAAMLCVAVIILALLVMFGRYLLPYGSEEKQGPVFVLPKGIVLFIGILCFIVFLAEGSMLDWSAVFLTSLRGVELAQAGLGYSLFSVTMTIGRLTGDRIVAKFGGRNVILFGGIGAAAGIAIAIFVPTWTAALLGFALLGLGSSNIVPVLYSVLGRQKVMPANLAVSAVSTLGYSGILAGPALIGFMAHSISLPFAFIVVAATMLAVAASAGIVAKNSTP; this comes from the coding sequence ATGGCTAAAATGGGTAATGCATTGCCCTCTAATGAGAGTACGCTTTCTAAACGACAGATACCGGGGTTTTGGGAGCAAGTTTCCACCCGGGTTGCTTTTTTTATTGCCGGTTTTGGCATCTCGGCCTGGGCTCCGCTGGTTCCCTATGCCAAGGCGCGCCTCGGTGTTGATGAGGCTACTCTTGGTTTTCTTTTATTGTGCCTGGGGGCTGGCTCGATAAGCATCATGCCTTTTGCCGGTTTGCTTGCGGCACGCTTTGGCTGCCGGCTGATTATTGGCCTTGCCAGTCTGTTCCTGTGTATTACGTTACCCTTTCTTGCTACGGCGGCAAGCATACCGGCAATCGTGGCTGCCTTGCTGGTCTTTGGCGCCGCGGTCGGTATGATTGATGTGGTCGTCAATATCCAGGCTGTGATTGTCGAAAAAGCCGGTGGCCGGCCCATGATGTCCGGTTTCCATGGACTTTGGAGTGTGGGCGGTTTTGTTGGGGCCGGCAGTGTGAGCGGCCTGCTGGAAGCCGGTGTATCCCCGGTGGCGGCAATGCTCTGCGTTGCCGTGATAATCCTTGCCCTGTTAGTGATGTTTGGCAGGTACTTGCTGCCCTACGGAAGTGAGGAAAAGCAGGGACCCGTGTTTGTTTTGCCTAAAGGAATTGTCCTTTTCATCGGGATTTTATGTTTCATCGTCTTTCTGGCTGAAGGGTCCATGCTGGATTGGAGTGCCGTATTTTTAACTTCACTGCGCGGCGTTGAACTAGCGCAGGCGGGGCTGGGCTATTCTTTATTCTCCGTTACCATGACGATCGGGAGATTAACCGGGGACCGGATTGTTGCCAAATTCGGCGGCAGAAACGTGATCCTGTTCGGTGGGATCGGTGCGGCAGCAGGGATTGCCATTGCCATATTCGTTCCCACCTGGACGGCCGCGTTGCTTGGTTTTGCCTTGCTGGGACTGGGATCTTCCAATATCGTACCGGTGCTGTATTCCGTGCTGGGCCGCCAGAAAGTCATGCCGGCAAACCTGGCCGTATCCGCCGTTTCTACCCTGGGCTATTCAGGCATCTTGGCCGGACCGGCGCTTATCGGTTTTATGGCTCATTCGATCAGTCTCCCTTTTGCCTTTATTGTTGTTGCGGCAACTATGCTGGCGGTGGCAGCCAGCGCAGGCATCGTTGCCAAGAACAGTACGCCGTAA
- a CDS encoding GDSL-type esterase/lipase family protein, which produces MKIRCITIALLALFIGLTHFYSPLAAIAQEDEARFWDWSNQLGRTPQDPPYLTLHYRVRSLYFSLEPHSVHPIVFLGDSMTDEGNWSRLFPQYPVLNRGIGGDSTLGVLHRLQQVTDLKPAKVFLMIGTNDLCYNRSIPDIMENYQRIIDQVKQKSPETKIYVESVLPFNDELFPARNKRTNSNIKQLNRQIEQLAKNTGCRYLNLVPAFSDSNGRLPAVYTTDGLHLNELGYQVWRDQISGQVNLF; this is translated from the coding sequence ATGAAAATTCGCTGTATCACGATTGCCTTACTCGCTTTATTTATCGGTCTTACCCATTTCTACTCTCCCCTGGCAGCTATTGCTCAGGAAGATGAGGCGCGTTTCTGGGACTGGAGCAATCAGTTAGGGCGTACGCCGCAGGATCCGCCATATCTTACACTCCATTACCGGGTGCGCAGTCTTTACTTCTCGCTGGAGCCTCACTCGGTTCATCCGATTGTTTTCCTGGGTGACAGCATGACCGATGAAGGGAACTGGTCTCGACTATTTCCGCAATACCCCGTACTCAACCGCGGCATTGGCGGTGACAGCACGTTAGGTGTTTTGCACCGGCTGCAGCAGGTGACAGACCTAAAACCGGCCAAAGTGTTTCTTATGATCGGTACCAACGACCTTTGCTATAACCGTTCCATCCCTGATATTATGGAAAACTATCAACGCATTATTGATCAGGTAAAGCAAAAATCACCGGAAACCAAAATTTATGTGGAAAGTGTCCTGCCCTTTAATGATGAACTGTTTCCGGCCAGGAATAAGCGGACCAATAGCAATATCAAGCAGCTTAACCGCCAGATTGAGCAATTGGCTAAGAATACCGGCTGTAGGTACCTGAATCTTGTACCTGCCTTTAGCGATTCCAACGGACGGCTTCCGGCCGTCTATACCACTGATGGACTACATCTGAATGAGCTTGGCTATCAGGTTTGGAGAGACCAAATCTCAGGCCAGGTAAATCTTTTTTAG